The bacterium DNA window AGAGACTGGAGAGTAACTTTCGGGCAAACATGGCCAGAAACCTCATTCTTTCGGCAGAAACAGATAAGGTGCTGATGGCCCTGGAAAAACGGGGGATAATCAGTGTCCCCCTGAAAGGGATTTTTTTGTCAGAGGAAGTCTACCCGGATATATCATTGAGAGTGGTAACTGACATTGATCTGCTGGTTCGGGAAGAAGACCTGGCCGGGGCTGAAGAAGCACTGGTAGAGCTGGGATATTGCCACGATCATTCTATCAGGCAGGTCCTTATTCCGAACAACTGCTACACCCTGCATATGGAGAAAGGAGGGCGAACAGGCCACAACCTCTGTGTTGAGCTGCACTGGGGGCTGGCCAACAGACGGGATTATGTCCTGCCTATGGAAAGCTGGTGGGAGACAGTCTTTCAGAATACCCGGAATAGATACTATCTGAATGGGATAAGCTGCTTCCGGATGGAACCGGAAATACTGCTGCTCTATTTGACCATTAACGCTCATATGTCTCGATATGCTTTCCTCAAACAACTTGTCGATATCGCTCAGGTTATCAGCCATTATAAGCACGACATGGATTGGGATAAAGTGATAGGCATGGCCTGTGAGCTTGGCCTTCTCGACAATCTGGTTTTTGCCCTGGGTCTGGTCTGTCGAATGTTTGACCTGCAAGTATTGCACGTGGCAGACGAATTATCCAATCGGTTGGCCTCAGGGAAGCAAAGGATATTTCAGGCGCTTTTTCGGGAGCAGAGACTTGTTCATGGCAAGATGGGTCAGGACCTTCGCCAAT harbors:
- a CDS encoding nucleotidyltransferase family protein produces the protein MAKEEKFFLACLRFFLQKTGSPDEIRSSMGKNMDWNLILSWAQSHGVHPLLYHVLKGVNWTGIPGQVRERLESNFRANMARNLILSAETDKVLMALEKRGIISVPLKGIFLSEEVYPDISLRVVTDIDLLVREEDLAGAEEALVELGYCHDHSIRQVLIPNNCYTLHMEKGGRTGHNLCVELHWGLANRRDYVLPMESWWETVFQNTRNRYYLNGISCFRMEPEILLLYLTINAHMSRYAFLKQLVDIAQVISHYKHDMDWDKVIGMACELGLLDNLVFALGLVCRMFDLQVLHVADELSNRLASGKQRIFQALFREQRLVHGKMGQDLRQFILLFLLDEKVVIRSIWKVIFSSRQAIAYRYGLSPQSYSTSVYLILNPLLSLYRLLRGFIVDSWAGKGIGRS